The following are encoded together in the Chiroxiphia lanceolata isolate bChiLan1 chromosome 8, bChiLan1.pri, whole genome shotgun sequence genome:
- the FUT11 gene encoding alpha-(1,3)-fucosyltransferase 11: MGGAGPRCGPAGLWVTLALAWGAGAALAAEGPPAGAAAPAEPCGAEGWAQDAVPPGAAFVAAASYRGPGNNDTRSNKALPILLWWSGSLFPHFPGDTERIDCPRGSCLVTRSRGVARHRRTKALIFYGTDFRAYEAPLPRLPHQTWALFHEESPMNNYVLSHPPGIQLFNYTATFRRESDYPLTLQWLPGAGYLRGPAVPLAEKDAWRRRGYAPVLYMQSHCDVPSDRDRYVRELMKYIQVDSYGKCLHNRELPSERLRDTSTATTEDSEFMTFIARYKFHLALENAICEDYMTEKLWRPMHLGAVPVYRGSPAVRDWMPNNLSIILIDDFDSPQELAKYLDFLDKNGEEYLKYLEYKNVGGIKNQFLLESLQRREWGVNDMTLPNYLNGFECFICDRENMWVKEEQEHKKSRGKIPAPRPRIAQFKHMGCPMPTPGFGSVEDLAEGDSWKEMWLQDYWQSLDQGEALTAMIHHNESHQGRFWDYMHEIFLKRTRQH; this comes from the exons atggggggcgcggggccgcggtgCGGGCCCGCGGGCCTGTGGGTGACGCTGGCCCTGGCCTGGGGCGCGGGGGCCGCGCTGGCCGCGGAGGGGCCgccggcgggagcggccgcgccGGCGGAGCCGTGTGGGGCGGAGGGGTGGGCGCAGGACGCCGTCCCGCCGGGCGCGGCCTTCGTCGCCGCCGCGTCCTACCGCGGGCCCGGCAACAACGACACGCGGAGCAACAAGGCGCTGCCCATCCTGCTGTGGTGGAGCGGGAGCCTCTTCCCGCACTTCCCCGGCGACACGGAGCGCATCGACTGCCCGCGCGGTTCCTGCCTCGTCACCCGCAGCCGGGGGGTTGCCCGGCACCGCCGCACCAAGGCGCTCATCTTCTACGGCACCGACTTCAGGGCGTACGAGGCGCCGCTGCCCCGCCTGCCCCACCAGACCTGGGCGCTCTTCCACGAGGAGTCCCCCATGAACAACTACGTGCTCTCGCACCCGCCCGGCATCCAGCTCTTCAACTACACGGCCACCTTCCGCCGCGAGTCCGACTACCCGCTGACGCTGCAGTGGCTGCCCGGCGCTGGGTACCTGCGGGGCCCGGCCGTGCCGCTGGCCGAGAAGGACGCGTGGCGGCGGAGGGGCTACGCGCCCGTGCTGTACATGCAGTCCCACTGCGATGTGCCCTCGGACAGGGACCGCTACGTGCGGGAGCTCATGAAGTACATCCAG GTTGACTCCTATGGGAAATGCCTGCATAACCGTGAGCTTCCCAGTGAACGACTGAGAGACACTTCTACAGCCACAACAGAAGATTCCGAGTTTATGACTTTTATCGCCAGGTACAAGTTTCATCTGGCCTTGGAGAATGCCATATGTGAGGACTACATGACGGAGAAGCTGTGGCGTCCCATGCACCTGGGGGCTGTCCCAGTGTACCGAGGCTCCCCAGCTGTGCGGGACTGGATGCCAAACAACCTCTCCATCATTCTTATAGATGACTTTGACAGCCCCCAAGAGCTGGCAAAGTATCTTGATTTCCTGGACAAGAATGGAGAGGAATATTTGAAGTATCTAGAGTATAAAAACGTTGGTGGAATCAAAAACCAGTTCTTGCTGGAGAGCTTGCAGAGGCGGGAGTGGGGTGTGAATGACATGACTCTGCCCAATTACCTGAATGGCTTCGAGTGTTTCATCTGTGACAGGGAGAACATGTGGGTCAAAGAGGAGCAGGAACACAAAAAGTCTCGTGGGAAAATTCCAGCTCCCAGACCTCGCATAGCTCAGTTCAAGCACATGGGATGTCCTATGCCAACCCCTGGGTTTGGAAGTGTAGAAGACCTTGCTGAAGGAGACAG ttggaAAGAAATGTGGCTTCAGGATTATTGGCAAAGCCTCGATCAGGGTGAGGCCCTCACAGCTATGATTCATCACAATGAGTCACATCAAGGAAGATTTTGGGACTATATGCATGAGATTTTTCTCAAGAGGACAAGGCAACACTGA
- the CHCHD1 gene encoding coiled-coil-helix-coiled-coil-helix domain-containing protein 1, producing MAGPAYPAWVTRWVSGQWRQRKRPPTLRPPRPLALADKVANRREQGGEATCITEMSVMMACWKQNDFNDAACAEEIRVFYDCVAKAEKQRRSQNEDALSSRGNLPSSKVNKLLRRFPQIRHYT from the exons ATGGCGGGGCCCGCGTACCCCGCCTGGGTCACCCGCTGGGTGAGCGGCCAGTGGCGCCAGAGGAAGCGGCCCCCGACACttcgcccgccccgcccgctgGCGCTCGCCGACAAGGTGGCGAACcgcagggagcaggggggag AGGCGACGTGCATTACAGAGATGTCAGTAATGATGGCCTGCTGGAAACAGAATGACTTCAACGACGCCGCTTGTGCCGAGGAGATCCGGGTGTTCTATGACTGTGTGGCAAAAGCAGAA aaacAGCGCAGGAGTCAAAACGAGGACGCTCTGTCATCCAGGGGAAACTTACCTTCAAGCAAAGTGAACAAGCTCCTGAGGAGGTTTCCTCAGATCAGACATTATACATAA